The proteins below come from a single Triticum aestivum cultivar Chinese Spring chromosome 5D, IWGSC CS RefSeq v2.1, whole genome shotgun sequence genomic window:
- the LOC123124171 gene encoding heat shock 70 kDa protein BIP1-like — protein MLVKKYNEDIGKDNHAVGKLRTEAERAKSALNNQHQVCVEIESLFDGSDFSEPPTRAMFEELNHNLFLKAIGPVKKAIEDVGLEKSQIHQTVSCWWLHQDSQGPASSSRTTSTQGLKQGRETLGSILSGEGGDEIKVFLFLFRKRALSNHHQVHVEIESLFDGSDFSKLPTPGKFAELDNEFIRKNMGPMKKAMDDTGLEKRQIHELFLAGGTTRIPKVQ, from the exons ATGTTGGTCAAGAAGTACAATGAAGACATCGGCAAGGACAACCATGCTGTTGGAAAGCTGAGGACGGAAGCTGAGCGTGCCAAGAGTGCCCTCAATAACCAGCACCAGGTTTGTGTTGAGATCGAGTCCCTTTTCGACGGGTCTGATTTCTCAGAGCCACCGACCCGTGCCATGTTTGAGGAGCTGAACCACAATCTGTTCCTCAAGGCCATAGGTCCCGTGAAGAAGGCCATCGAGGACGTTGGCCTCGAGAAGAGCCAGATCCACCAAACTGTTTCTTGTTGGTGGCTGCACCAGGATTCACAAGGTCCAGCCAGCTCCTCAAGGACTACTTCGACGCAAGGACTCAAACAAGGGCGTGAAACCCTG GGAAGCATTTTGAGCGGCGAGGGCGGTGACGAAATCAAAG ttttcctcttcctcttccgtaaGAGAGCCCTCAGTAACCATCACCAAGTCCATGTTGAGATTGAGTCCCTCTTCGACGGGTCTGATTTCTCGAAGCTACCAACCCCTGGCAAGTTCGCGGAGCTGGATAATGAATTTATCCGCAAGAACATGGGACCCATGAAGAAGGCCATGGATGACACTGGTCTCGAGAAGAGACAGATCCATGAGTTGTTTCTTGCTGGTGGCACCACCAGGATTCCCAAGGTCCAGTAG